TGCGCAGCGGTGCGCCGACGATGATCAGCGCGGCGAGGTCGCGGGTGGCGTCGGCCACGGTGTGCAAGGCGTCGAGGGCGGCGTCGAGCACGGTGTCCTGCAGCAGGAGGTCGTCGATCGCGTAGCCGGTGAGGCACAGCTCCGGAAACGCGATGACGGATGCCCCCGTGGCCGCGATGCGCCGGGCGTGCTCGATCACGCGGGTGGCGTTGGTGGCGGGGTCGGCGATGGCGGTGTTGCTGGTCGCGGCGGCGACGCGTGCGAAGCCCTGGTCGTAGAGCGACGAGAAATTCATGATGCTCCTCATCTGTGCCACTCCAGTGTCCCAGACCGGTGGAGTGCCGGATCGTCGGCTGCCCGGGGCCGTCGGGTGCGGTGGTGATTGGGGTCTCAATGGAAGAATGCAGGGGTAGGCACTTGTCGGCGCCGGCATCCCGGATTGCCGCGCCGAGAACCACCGGAATGGGGTCACAGATGGATCTGCAGGATTTCGTCGAGCAGTACGCCGTCGAGCGCAAGGGCACCGATTCACTCAAATGGGACGCCCTGGGCCAGCGCTTCGGCAATGCCGGCCTGTTGCCCATGTGGGTGGCCGACATGGAGTTCAAGGCCCCCGAGGCGGTGATCGAGGCGCTGCGGACGCGCGTCTCCCACGGTGCATTCGGCTACACCTATGTGGACGATGCGTACTTCGAGGCCTTCGACGACTGGGCGGCGCGGCACAATGAGGCCCGCGTGCAGCGTGACTGGGTGCGCTTCTCCACCGGCGTGGTGTCCAGCTTCTACTGGATGGTCAATGCCTTCACCCAGCCCGGCGATGCGGTGCTGCTGGCGACGCCGGTGTACTACCCGATGCACAATGCCGTGAAGGACACCGGACGCAAGCTGGTGACCACGGCGTTGCAGCCCGACGAGCGCGGCATCTACCGCTACGACATGGCCGACATGGAGCAGGTGATCACCGAGAATTCGGTGAAGCTGTTCATCATGTGCTCGCCGCACAATCCGGTGGGGCGCGTGTGGACGCCCGAAGAGCTGGTCGACGTGCTGGAGCTGTGCCGCAGCCATGGCGTGCTGGTCGTGTCCGATGAGATCCACCAGGACATCATCCTGGGCGAACGTCCGTTCGTGGCGGCCCAGCAGGTACAGGACGGCGCGTTCACCGACAACCTGATCACGCTGAATGCGGCGTCCAAGACGTTCAACCTGGCCGGGCTGGTGCACTCGCACATCATCATCCCCGACAAGGACCTGCGCGCCCGCTATGACGCGTGGGCGAAGGGATATGTGCAGACCGAGACCAACATCATGGGCATCACCGCCACCGAGGCCGCGTGGCGCCATGGCCAGGATTGGCTCGACGGGCTGCTGGCGGTGGTGCGTCGCAACGAGGCCGAGTTCCGCCGCCGCATCGGTGAGGTGGCGCCGAAGGCCGCGATCCCGCCGTTGGAGGGCACCTACCTGCTGTGGCTCGACCTGCGTGAGTATGTCGACCGTCGCGAGGTGAAGAAGTTCATCCAGGACCAGTGCAATCTTGCCGTTGACTACGGGGAATGGTTCAGCCCGGCGTCGCGGGGCTTCGTGCGGTTCAACCTGGCGACCACCCCGCAGATTGCCGACGAGGCGATCAGCCAGCTGGTGGAGGGCCTCGGCACGCTCGACGAGTGAGTCGTCGCACGGCGGTGGGACGCGATCGGTTGACTGCGGCACCATCGGGACTATTCGCACAAATCATGTGGTTTTCCACACGAGCCATGGGAAGATGGGATCATGCGTATTGCGATGGGAAGTGACCATGCAGGTTTCGAGCTCAAGGAACACCTGAAGGGCTACCTGCAGGACAAGGGTCACGACGTGATTGATGTGGGCACCCACAGCACGGAGAGCGTCGACTACCCCGTGTATGGCGCCGGGGCGGCACGCAAGGTGGCCGCCGGTGAGGCCGATCGCGCGATCGTGGTGTGTGGCACCGGGTTGGGCATCGGCATGGCCGCCGGCAAGGTGCCCGGCATCCGCTGCGCCATCGTCTCCGAGGTGTACTCCGCGCAGATGTCGCGCCTGCACAATGACGCCAATGCGCTCGCGCTGGGTGCGCGGGTGATCGGCACCGGCGTGGCCGAGGAAATCGTCGACGTGTGGACCACCACCGACTTCCTGGGCGGACGCCACGGGCGTCGCGTCGACATGATCGAGGATCCGCCGGCGCTGGACGCGTAGGTGACGTGAGGCGTTGTGACGAGTGCAGGTGGCTCCCCCGGATGGTCGGGGGAGCCATTTGTGCGTTGGGGGAGTGGGCTGGGTGGTGAGGGTTGACGTCCCGAGGAACGCGAGAATATGATCTTTCCTATAGGATTATTACGAGCGCTCCCGGTCCGAAGATGCTCCGGGTGGCCTCCCTCGTGAACCCAATCTGAATACGGCTGATGTCGACATCGCAGAAGATGCGCCCCTCATGGGGCCAGCAGCCAGGGGCCAGAGGAGGCAGGCGCGAGAAGGGACAGGACTGATCATGAGCACCATTCCCCGCATTGCAATGACAATCGGTGACCCCTCGGGAGTTGGCCCGGAGATCGCAGTCAAGATCCTCAGCAAGCCTGAAAACCGCGACAAGGCGCTCGTCTCGCTGCTGGCCTCTCCCGAGGAGGTGGAGTCGCTCGCCGCGGAATTCAAGGTCTCCGTGCCGCTCTCGGACGTTGCCAAGCAGGGCTATGTGCAGGCCATTGGGACGACCTACGACGGTCCCGCAGCCAAGCGCGGCGTCGCATCGATCGCCGGCGGAACCAGGGCGATGCTCGACCTTGAGCGTGCCCTTGAGCTGTTCAAGCAGGACCAGGCCGATGCGATCCTCTTCGAGTCGTTGAACAAGAGTGCCCTGCACAATGCCGGCATGCACGAGCAGGATGAACTGCGCTGGTTTGCCCGGATCCTCGGCTACGACGGCTTCACCTCGGAACTCAACTTCATCCCCGGGCTCACCACGTCCCGGGTGACCTCCCACGTGGCCATCAAGGACGTCGCCGCCGGCATCAACGCCCGCTCGGTGCATGACGCCATCACCCTCCTGAACCGCGTGATCCAGGGAACGGGCATCGAACGCCCGAAGCTTGCCGTGTGCGCCCTCAACCCCCATGCGGGTGAGTCCGGCCAGTTCGGGCGCGAGGAGATCGATCACATCGCACCCGGCATCAGGCTGGCACAGGACGAGGGCGTGGATGCCAAGGGGCCGTTCCCCTGCGACACCATCTTCATCAAGGCCCGCGCCGGCGAATACGACGGCGTTGTCACGATGTTCCACGACCAGGGCCAGATCGCGATGAAGCTCATCGGGTTTGACGAGGGCGTGACGGTGCAAGGCGGTCTCCCCGTTCCGATCGCGACGCCGGCGCACGGCACCGCCTATGAGATCGTCGGCCAGGGGATCGCCAACGACACCCCCAGCCAACGCGCCTTTGACATCGCAACCGGTCTGGGTCGTCAGACCCAGGAGGCACGCGTCGCCGCTGGCAACGAGCAGGAGTAACGCGCATGCTCCCCGTCATCAGTGGGGCTGCGGCGATCGTTGTTCTGATCCTCCTGATCGTCAAGCTCAAGCTGCATCCCTTCATTGCCCTCATGATTTCGTCCATCATCCTTGGACTCGTGAACGGGTTGGGCTCCACCAAGAGCGTCAGCACGTTCACCAAGGGCTTCGGCGATCAGCTGTCGGTCTCCGGTGTCGTGATCGGCCTGGGCGCCATCATCGGCGGCCTGCTGGTCAGCAGCGGAGGCGGAACCAAGATCGCCGACATCATCATCGGGAAGAGCAAGAAGGCCCTCATCCCGATGGCGATCGGCCTTGTCGCCCTGATCATCGAGCTCCCGAACCTGTTCGAGGTCACCTTCGTCCTCATGGTGCCGATTGTCTTCTCGGTCGCGAAGAGCCTGGGCAAGAGCCCCCTCTACGTCGCCATCCCCATGGCAGCCGGCATGATGACCGCCCATGGACTCCTGCCACCCGGCCCCGCCACCATCATCGGTGGCACCGCGCTGGGAGCCGATCTGGGGATGGTCACGGCACTGGGCCTGATCATTGCGGTGCCGGTCTTTGCCAGCGGCGTCTGGTTGTTCCCCAAGCTGATGCAGAAGCAATACCTCACCTACGCAGTGAACGACGGGTCGGAGTTCGACCAGTCGGCAACCGCGGGCGAGGACCGGTCGCCCTCCCTGGCGGCGGCCCTGACCTCTGTGCTGCTGGCTCCGGCGATGATGGTCATCGGGACCCTGGGCGACGCCGTGTTCCCCAAGTCGTCGATCGCGTGGACGGTGACCCATTTCATGGGGAATGCGGTGATCTCGCTCCTGATCGCGGCGCTGTTCTCGATGGTCTTCCTGGGCCTGCGGCTCGGGATGAGCGGGAACAAGGTGCTGGGCCTCAGCAAGACGAGCCTCAAGCCGATCGTCAACGTGCTGCTCATCATCGGCGCAGGCGGCGGGCTGAAGGCCATGCTCGAGGGTGTCGGCCTGAGCAAGATCATTGCGACGACAACTGCCGAGTGGGCCATCCCCATGGTGCTGCTTGCGTGGCTCATCGCCGCCCTGTTCCGTATCGCGCTCGGGTCGGGGACTGTGGCGGTGACGGCCGCCGCCGGCATCGTGGCACCCATGCTGGCCCAATCCGACAGCGTGCACAAGGCGATGATGGTGCTTGCAATCTGCACCGGGTCGATGATCTTCTCGCATGTCAATGACGGCGCCTTCTGGCTCTTCCAGGAGTACTTCGGAATGACCGTCCCCCAGACGCTCAAGACGTGGAGCCTCCTGGTCACGATCCAATCGGTTGTGGGCCTGCTCGGGCTGCTTGCCATGGAAGGCGTCATCTCACTTGTGTGAATGCGACCTCTGAAGCAGCGCACCCCCGGTGATCCGCCTCGGGAATGCCCCACAAGGTGGAATGGGTCCGGCGCATCTTCCGTGCCCAATCCCTTGACGAAGAAAGAACCCTCATGCTCAATGCAGAAGAATGGCCCATTGCGTGCAAGGTCAACTTTGGACCCACCACGGAACTGGGTGAACCCGTCGCCAGTGCCCCGGCGAAGGTGTGGCGCGAGCAGCTCGCCCAGGTGGCCGACCTCGGATTCAAGTACATCGACCCGATGGATGACTGGGTGCCCTTGGCTGATCTGGACGCCGGCCGGTTTGCCCAGTTCCGGCAAGTGCTCACCGACACGCATCTGAGCGTTGCGGCCATCTCAATCGGCCGTCACAGCATCGTTGACGTGGATCGGGGCAGGGAGAACCTGCAAACCATCCACCGGACGATCGACAGGGCCGCTGAGCTGGGGGCGTCGGTGGTTGACCTGGGGTTCATGCAGGCACTGACGCCGGCCCAACGAGGGGCACTGTGGTTCTGGCTTGCCGAGGGCCACCATGATGACCCGACGCTTCGTCCGTTGGCCATCGAACGCGTTCGGGAGCTTGCCGACCACGCGGAGCGCCGGGGGATCGAGCTGAGCCTCGAGATGTATGAGGACACATTCCTGGGGACACCCCAGGATGCGGTCCGGTTCATCAACGACGTTGACCATCCTGCGGTGGGGCTCAATCCTGACATCGGAAACCTCGTGCGGCTGCACCGCCCGATGCCGAGTGCCCGCGAGATGTACAGCCAGGTCCTTCCCTATGCGAACTATTGGCATATCAAGAATTACATCCGCGACGAGGACCCGATGACGGGCTCATACATGTCGGCGCCCGCTCCCCTGAAGTACGGAGTGATCAATTACCGCGAGATCATCCGAATGGCGATACGTCTCGGTTTCAGGGGTGCCTTCATGACTGAACAGTACGGAGGGGACTGGCTCGGCGTGGGGGCGGAGAATGCCGACTACATCAGGCAGGTGATCCGATCAGCGTGAACCGCCCCGCAGCAATGCCGACCCCTGTCAACACTGCCCATGCTCATCGGGGCCTGCCCTGCCCTTTCCGGGGGCACTCAACTCCCCGAATCCAGTAGGGCGCCCTGAGGTCCTCACAGCAGAGGGCCGGGGCACCAGGCGCACGGTGAACGCTGCTTGTCCCCCCCACGATCCCAAGCGCCGCCCCACATCGTTGTGGATGCGGCCCATGCCAGATGAGGAAACCATGTCTCCCACCACAAAGAAGGCTTCGAGGGCCCGGCTGAAGGTATTCGGGGTTCTTTGGGTCATCATTCTGTTGAATTACATTGACCGCGCCACGCTGTCGATCGCAATACCGGCTCTTCACGAACGAGGGTGTAGCGCGGGTCTGAATCCGCCGGCTTCGAGCAGCGACCGAGCGATGTAGTGGCTGAGGTTGCGGAAGCCGAGGGCCGTGCCGCGGAGGTGTTCGAGTCGGCCGTTGATCGCTTCGGTGGGGCCGTTGCTGGTGCCGGGGCGGTCGAAGTAGCCGAGCACGTCCGAAGCGCGCTGTGTGAGGGTGCGGGCGAGTTTGCGGATCTCGACGAGCTGCTCCGGGACGCTGGCGCTGATCTTGTCGATCGTGTGCGCGAGGAAGAATCTGCCCAGGCCGCGGTCCTTGTCCCGGTAGGCGGTGATCATGTCTTGGTAGATGCCCCACGTCGCTTCGACCTCGACGTGCCTGTCGTCGGCGAACAGGGCATCTAGCCGCGCCTGCTGCTTGTCGGTGAGCAGACCGGCACCGGTGAGCAGGGTCCGTCTGGCCTGGTAGAGCGGATCGCCCTTCATGCCCCGCCGGCCGAAGACGTCGTGCTGTACCCGGCGTCGGCAGTTCTCCAGCGCGTCACCGGCGAGCCGGATCACGTGGAACGGATCCATGACCGGGGCCGCGTCGGGCAGTTCTTCGGCGGCGGCGGTCTTGAACCCGGTGAATCCGTCCATGGCGACGACCTCGATCCCCTCTCGCCAGGGCTTCGGTCTGGCGGCGAGCCAGGTCTTGAACACGGCTTTCGAGCGTCCGGCGACCATGTCCAGCAGCCGTGCCGGGCCGGTCTTGTCGCGCACCGGGGTCAGGTCGATGATCACGGTCACGTACGTGTCGCCGTGGCGGGTGTGTCGCCACACGTGCTCGTCGACGCCGATCGTGGTCACGCCCTCGAACCGCGCCGGGTCATCGATCAGCCGCCGGCGGCCCTCGGCGAGGATCGCGTCGTTCGCGGCGGACCAGGACACCCCCAGCCCTGCCGCGACACGCGTGACCGAGAGATGATCGAGGACCAAGCCCGCCAGCCCCCACGCCAACCCACCGCGGGAGATCTTCGCCCGTACCGGCGCGGCGGCCGTGGTGTCTTGCCGCCAGACCCGCCCACACCCGCAGCATTTGTAGCGCCGGACCCGGATCAGCAGGGTCGTGGGCCGATGCCCGAATGGCTCATGCGCGAGCCGACGGATCACCGTGTCGCGCGGGGCGCCCTCGCATCCACACTCGCGGCACCACCGGTCCGGCTCCACGACACGGCACTCGATCACCGCCCGATCCGGGTCCAGACGCTGCCCGACAGCCTCCAGGCCGAGCTCGTCGAGACCGCAGAACGTGGTCAGGCAAGGTGTAGTGAAAGTAGGGTGTGACACGTCGAGGTCTTCCGGCAGATGGCGAGTGTGAGAACTTCCATCCTCAGGGAGACCTCGACCCCTACCCGGCCACCGACACGCTCAACCCGCTACACCCTCGTTCGTGAAGAGCCGGAAAACCGGATGCGCTTCCTGACGCAGATCTACCGGGCCATGCGCGATGCGCTGGGTGATGATTTCCCGATCGGACTGAAGCTGAACTCGTCCGATGGTGTGGAGGGTGGTTTTTCGGAACAGGACGCCTTGTCGGTGATCGAGACGATGGCGGCCATGGGGCTCGACCTCGTGGAGATTTCGGGGGGAACCTACACAAAGCCGCCGGTCGACGTTGTGGACGGTGTCGACCCTCGCCGTGGCACGATCTTCCTCCTCGATTTCGCCCGGCGCCTGCAGGGCAGGGTCGACATCCCTGTGGCTCTGACCGGTGGATTCCTGGCGGCCCCCGATATGGAGGAAGTCCTGGCCAGTGGGGCCGCTGACATGATCGGCATCGGTCGCGGTCTGGTGGTGAGTCCCGACCTGCCCAACAAGATTCTGGATGGGGGCAGTCATGAGACTGTCTCCTTGCCGCGCGTGACCACTCCGGTCTCGGCGGTTGATCGTGCGCTGGGCTCCATTCTCGTGATCAGTTGGTACGAACACCAGATGTGCCGACTTGCCGAGGGTAAGCAGGTCGCATCGAGTGGGGACGCCACGGTGGCGCTCATGAGTACGTTGAGGAGTCATGGTCTTGGCGCGCTGGCGCCACGGCGGAATTCGGGAAGGAAGTAGCGATGACTGCATCGCACGACGACTGTGCGCTCGAGAGCCTGCTGATCCTCAATCAGTGCATCCCGCTGTTTGAGACCCTGAAGGATCCTGAGCGGCAGTCGATTCTCGTGCGACTCATCGAGCACGGCCCGCTGACCGTCAATGAGGTGGCCGAGAGTTCCTCACTGTCGCGTCCCGCTGTGTCACACCATCTGAAGATTCTTGAGCGCAACGGATTGGTCTCCATGACGAAGGAGGGCACCCGCCGGATCTGTCGGGCGGAGACCCAGACCGGGCTCAGCCTGCTGAAGCGGCTCGTGTCGGCTCTGGAGGCCGATCTGGCTGAAGTCCCCGGCGTGGCACACTGACGACAAGTACGGTTGCGCACCCAATGTCCAGGAGAACATCGGCATGACATCTGCCTCATCCACCCATTCGCGTGAGCGTCACATCCTGCTGGGGGTGACGGGCAGCATCGCTGCTTTCAAGGCCGCCCAATTGGCGTCTGACTGGGTGAAACAGGGCCATCAGGTGCGCGTGCTGATGACCGCTGCCGCCGCGCAGTTCGTGTCGCCGCTCACCTTCCAGTCGCTCACCCACCAGTCGGTGCGCATCGCGATGTTCGACGACTCGGGGGCCAGCCAGACCGCCACCGATGACGGCATGCATGTGGGAATCACCCACATTGACGATGCCAAATGGGCCGATGTGTTCGTGATCGCCCCCGCCAGTGCCGATGTGATCGCCCGCACCGCGGCCGGCATGGCCAACGACCACCTGACCGCCACCCTGCTGGCCGCCACCTGTCCCGTCGTGCTGGCGCCGGCGATGAACACGCGGATGTATGACAATCCGGTCACCCAACGCAATATGACCACCTGCCGCCAGCTGGGCATGAGCTTCGTCGAACCGTCGTCGGGCCTGCTGGCCTGCGAGGACGTCGGCAAGGGGCGGCTGGCCGAGTTGTCCGACATCGAGTGGGCCGTTGACGAGGCGCTCGAGGGCATGTCGGCACCGCGTTTCGATGCGGACGTCGCCGGGCCCGGTCGGTCCGGGGCGGCGCGTGCCGAGGCCCCGCGGCCCACATCTGATGTCGAATCGGCTGGTGCGACGCCGTCTGATGCGGGTTCGTCTGACGCTGGGCCGATCGATGCCGCGGTGATCGATGCGGCGATGGCGGACGCCGAGCCCTCCACCACCCTCGTCGTCCCGGATTCGGTGACCTCCGATGTGGTGGTCCCCGATGCCGGTGCGATGCCGCCGCTGCGCGCCGGAGGGCCGGCCGGTGGCGCCGAGGGGCTGCTGTCGGGGGTGCGCGTGCTGATCACCGCCGGGCCCACCCGCGAGCCGATCGATCCGGTGCGCTTCCTGAGTAACCATTCCAGTGGCCGCATGGGCTATGCGCTGGCCAGTGCCGCGCACGACCTGGGGGCGGCGGTGACGCTGGTGTCGGGGCCGGTGTCGTTGCCCGAGCCGGCCGGCGTCACGATGGTGCAGGTGCAGACCGCCGCCGAGATGTTCGACGCCGTGACCGCCCGCTTCGAACAGGCAGATTTGGTGGTGATGGCGGCTGCCGTCGCAGATTTTGCGGTTGCAGCGCAGGCTGACCAGAAGATCAAGAAGCGCGGGCGTCGAGCGCTGACCCTGCAGCTGGAGGCGACCCCCGACATCCTCGCCTGGTGTGGTGAGCATCGCCATCCCGGCCAGGTGCTGTGTGGCTTTGCGATGGAGACCACGGAGCTGGTGGCCCACGCCACCGAGAAGCTTGCCCGCAAGGGCGCCGACATGATCGTCGCGAATTCGCTCACCACGCCGGGGGCCGGTTTCGGCACCGACACCAACGTGGTCACCATCCTCACCGCCACCGACGGCGAGCCCCACCGCGACGACCTGCCGATGATGACCAAGCGCGAACTGGCCGGCCAGATCCTGGCCAGGATGGCGGCCCTGCGCGTCAGCGCGTAGAAGGGGAACTGCGCATCAGCGCGTAGAAGGGGTTACCGCGCGTCAGCGCCGGGGGAGATTGCGGCGCGTCGTGAGGTCATCGGCCGTCAGCACGCACCGGGGCGACGCGTCCCGCGGGCCCGTTTTCGTGAGCGGCGGCGTCCCCGCGCGTCCGTCGGTGCAAGATATTCCCATGCTCTACACCACTCATCTCGAGATCGACCTTGATGCACTGCGCCACAACGCCCGGGCCATCAAGCAGCTGGTGGGTGACCGCAAGGTGCTGGTGGCCGTGAAGGCCGATGGCTACGGCCACGGCGCGGTGCCCATCGCCCGCCTGTTCCAGCGCGAGCACCTGGCTGACTGGTTGGGCGTGGCCACCGTCTCGGAGGCGATGGCGCTGCGCGAGGGCGGCGTCACCCTGCCGATCCTGAAGCTGTCCCATGCGTTCCCCGAGGAACTGCCCACCGCCATCGACGCGGACATTGCGCTCACCGTGGTGGACGAGCAGAGCGCCGACGAGGCGGCCGAGGCCGCCAAGGTGGTGGGCAAGCCGGTGAACGTGCACCTGGCGCTCGACACCGGCATGCGCCGCATCGGCGCCGAACCCGAGCATGCGGTGGCGTTGGCCCGCCACATCGACGAGGACGCCCTCAACCTGCAGGGCATCTTCACCCATATGCCGGTGTCGGACACGACCCAGGGTTACGACTTCACCGTCGAGGAGCTGGCGCGCTTCGCGAAGGCCGTCGACGACGTCCAGGCCGATCGGGCAACCCGGGGCCTGCCGGCGGTACCCCTGGTGCACGCCGCGGCGTCGGCCGGCGTGCTGGGCCACGACCTGTCCGGGCTGACGATGGTGCGCCCCGGCATCGCGATCTACGGGGCCTATCCCGACGCGCAGACCCCGCGCACCGCCGCGCTGCGTCCGGTGGTGACGATGCGCTCGAAGGTGAGCTTCATCAAGCGCATCCGGGCCGGCGAGACGGTCAGCTACGGGCGCACGTGGACGGCGCCCACCGACCGCTGGATCGCCACCGTGCCGGTGGGCTATGCCGACGGCTTCAACCGGCTCAACTCGAACCGTGGCCGCATGCTCATCAACGGCCGCAGCTTCCCGGTGGCCGGACGCGTGTGCATGGACCAGACGATGCTTGACCTGGGCGAGGCCGACGACCACGGGGTGCACCGCGGCGACGATGTGATCATCATCGGCGCCAGCGGCGACGAGTACATCAGCACCGACGAGCTCGCGGAGCTGGCCGGAACCATCAGCTACGAGGTGACGGCGGTCATCCCGCCGCGCGTTTCGCGCCAGTACTTCGATTCCGCCGCCGAATAGGGGCGCGCGATGGATGGGTGGATGCACCGCATCGGGTCGGCGCGCCGAGCGCGGACGGGTCGGTCGCGGGGTGGTCGCCGTCTCGCGGGTCGGGTACTCGCGGCGCTGTGCGCCCTGACGGTGGGCCTCTCGTCGTCGGCCATTGCGCGTGCCGACGACGGCCTGTGGTACCTCGACCAGTTCGGCGTGCGCGACGCCCATGCGCAGGGCCTCGACGGCTCCGGCGTCACCATCTCGGTGATCGACAGCCCGCTGGTATCGGACTATCCGGCCTTGTCAGACGCCAATATCAGCTATGACACGGTGCCCCAGTCAACCCGCGCGCCCGCTGGTCGCTCGGAGGGATACGACGCCTGCTACCAGAACGGGCAGAAGATCGTCGCGTCGTTCAAGTCGGGGCAGGCGATGGACCCGGACGCCCCCGGTGATCCGATCTTCATCACCCATGGCACCGAGATGACCTCGCGGATCGTTGGCAACGGGAAGGGCTACGGCAGTGATCCCGGGTTCGAGGGCATCGCGCCGCGGGCAGCGGTGAAGTTCTTCGCCAACTCGGGCGGTATCGGCAGCGGCGACGTGGCCGACAACAGCTGCGAGGGCCCCGATGGCTCGGCCCTGGGCACCGACCTGGCGACCACCGGGCTGGGTATCGCCAGGGCGGTGGGCGCCGGTGCCCGCGTGGTGAGCATGTCGTTCCTCACCAGCGTCGACGCCGATGACTACCCGGGCTTCCTCAGCGCCCTGCAGCACGGCGTGATCATGGTCAGCGCCCGCGACAACAGCCAGGAGCCCGGACTGCCCGACATGGTGGGCGATCCCTCGCGGTTGACGGGCCTGCCGGGGTTGGTGACGGTGAACTCCATCGGTCCGTCCGGTCCGCTGGCGCCCAGTTCGGACACCACCGATGGCTCGGTGGCGATCCTGAGCCCGGGCAATGAGGTGCTCATCGCCCCCGCCATGGACACCCGCGTGCTCGACGTGGCCAACGGCGGCACCTCTTCAGCGGTGGCGAACCTGTCGGGGATGCTCACCCTGGCCCTGCAGAAATGGCCCGACGCCACCGGGAACCAGATCATGCAGTCGCTGGTGGCCAATACCCGCGACTCGGACGGCACCGCCACCCTCGACGAGGGCCACGAACGCGGCTTCGGGGTGGTTGACCTCACCAAGCTGCTTGCCGTTGACCCCACCGGGTACCCCGACGTCAATCCGATCCTCGACCAGGAGGTCACCCGCGCCGCCGAGCACGGCGAGACCGCCGACATGTACGACGCGCAGTGCGCGGCCGATTCCGCCCAGACCACCGAATACCAGTTCGGCGACGTCACCATGAAGGTGCCCTGCCAGGCCGGCCAGTTCAAGCAGGAACTGGTGCGCCAACAGGACGCCTGGGCGGCGGTGCAACAGTGCCGTGCCGACGGCGGAGCCGACTGCATGAGGCTGTCGGCCACCAACACCGCGCCGGCGGTGAGCAAGCAGGCCGGCGCGGTGCAGGCCCCCGCGGCGCCCGTCCGCACGTCCACCCATGCGGGTGTCTGGGTCGCGGCCGCCACCGGCGCACTAGCAGTCGTTGCGGTGGCCACCGGCGGTGTGATCCTGCATCGACGCCGACGCTCGTCCCACTGAGGCGGGGGAGGGTCGCCTGTCTGATTCCCGAGCGGTGCAGTGCTGGTGGGGACCCACCCCCCGGAAGAAGATGCTGAGAAAGGCCCGCACCCTCTGCGGCC
The window above is part of the Propionibacterium freudenreichii subsp. freudenreichii genome. Proteins encoded here:
- a CDS encoding bifunctional phosphopantothenoylcysteine decarboxylase/phosphopantothenate synthase, whose amino-acid sequence is MTSASSTHSRERHILLGVTGSIAAFKAAQLASDWVKQGHQVRVLMTAAAAQFVSPLTFQSLTHQSVRIAMFDDSGASQTATDDGMHVGITHIDDAKWADVFVIAPASADVIARTAAGMANDHLTATLLAATCPVVLAPAMNTRMYDNPVTQRNMTTCRQLGMSFVEPSSGLLACEDVGKGRLAELSDIEWAVDEALEGMSAPRFDADVAGPGRSGAARAEAPRPTSDVESAGATPSDAGSSDAGPIDAAVIDAAMADAEPSTTLVVPDSVTSDVVVPDAGAMPPLRAGGPAGGAEGLLSGVRVLITAGPTREPIDPVRFLSNHSSGRMGYALASAAHDLGAAVTLVSGPVSLPEPAGVTMVQVQTAAEMFDAVTARFEQADLVVMAAAVADFAVAAQADQKIKKRGRRALTLQLEATPDILAWCGEHRHPGQVLCGFAMETTELVAHATEKLARKGADMIVANSLTTPGAGFGTDTNVVTILTATDGEPHRDDLPMMTKRELAGQILARMAALRVSA
- a CDS encoding ArsR/SmtB family transcription factor, coding for MTASHDDCALESLLILNQCIPLFETLKDPERQSILVRLIEHGPLTVNEVAESSSLSRPAVSHHLKILERNGLVSMTKEGTRRICRAETQTGLSLLKRLVSALEADLAEVPGVAH
- a CDS encoding S8 family serine peptidase, encoding MHRIGSARRARTGRSRGGRRLAGRVLAALCALTVGLSSSAIARADDGLWYLDQFGVRDAHAQGLDGSGVTISVIDSPLVSDYPALSDANISYDTVPQSTRAPAGRSEGYDACYQNGQKIVASFKSGQAMDPDAPGDPIFITHGTEMTSRIVGNGKGYGSDPGFEGIAPRAAVKFFANSGGIGSGDVADNSCEGPDGSALGTDLATTGLGIARAVGAGARVVSMSFLTSVDADDYPGFLSALQHGVIMVSARDNSQEPGLPDMVGDPSRLTGLPGLVTVNSIGPSGPLAPSSDTTDGSVAILSPGNEVLIAPAMDTRVLDVANGGTSSAVANLSGMLTLALQKWPDATGNQIMQSLVANTRDSDGTATLDEGHERGFGVVDLTKLLAVDPTGYPDVNPILDQEVTRAAEHGETADMYDAQCAADSAQTTEYQFGDVTMKVPCQAGQFKQELVRQQDAWAAVQQCRADGGADCMRLSATNTAPAVSKQAGAVQAPAAPVRTSTHAGVWVAAATGALAVVAVATGGVILHRRRRSSH
- the alr gene encoding alanine racemase codes for the protein MLYTTHLEIDLDALRHNARAIKQLVGDRKVLVAVKADGYGHGAVPIARLFQREHLADWLGVATVSEAMALREGGVTLPILKLSHAFPEELPTAIDADIALTVVDEQSADEAAEAAKVVGKPVNVHLALDTGMRRIGAEPEHAVALARHIDEDALNLQGIFTHMPVSDTTQGYDFTVEELARFAKAVDDVQADRATRGLPAVPLVHAAASAGVLGHDLSGLTMVRPGIAIYGAYPDAQTPRTAALRPVVTMRSKVSFIKRIRAGETVSYGRTWTAPTDRWIATVPVGYADGFNRLNSNRGRMLINGRSFPVAGRVCMDQTMLDLGEADDHGVHRGDDVIIIGASGDEYISTDELAELAGTISYEVTAVIPPRVSRQYFDSAAE